From the Helianthus annuus cultivar XRQ/B chromosome 17, HanXRQr2.0-SUNRISE, whole genome shotgun sequence genome, the window TTGCTTTAGACCCCAGCTTGGTGTGGAGCGTTGCCGCGCGACTCCTCGGTATAGGTTTTGTAATAAAGGTCACCTACAGTATCTTTGGGACCGATGGGAGATCGCGGTATAAACCCTCTAGCGCCACCAGAACTCGCGCCACCAGCAGCAGCAGTTTTATCCTTGTGAGGAGCAGAACTGGACCCCCCAGTAGTAGATGTCACTTGAGCAGTCTGAACGGGGGCATTAGCTGGTGCGGGTTCAGTTGGTTTCTCAACCTCAGGTTCTTTTCTCTTCTCATGATGGGGCTGGTCAAGCCCCGTGATACGAGTAATTTCTGGACCCTACGCTTTATCACTAGCAGTTGCAGCAGCGGTCCCGGTATCCTTTGGATCAGCTTCAACAGGCTTTTCAATGGTTCTCTCCTTGGTTTTCTTTTTCTGCTTCTCCTTCTCAACAGCCGTGTCAACGGGTTCTTCAGCGGTTTTCTTCTCCTTCTCAGACTGTACACCAGTAGTCTTGAAGGGTTTGATGGTAAGCTTGGTAACCTTAGGCATTTTCTACGCCAGCTCTGAGGGTTCCGTGATGACGACACCCTTCTTTTCAGGGGTCT encodes:
- the LOC110924348 gene encoding uncharacterized protein LOC110924348, with product MPKVTKLTIKPFKTTGVQSEKEKKTAEEPVDTAVEKEKQKKKTKERTIEKPVEADPKDTGTAAATPHHEKRKEPEVEKPTEPAPANAPVQTAQVTSTTGGSSSAPHKDKTAAAGGASSGGARGFIPRSPIGPKDTAYVVGEANTRAANHQIVREWRTMVKERADWEKYRERLVRQAKEFEKANAAFAEEKAKFETDKKSKE